Proteins encoded in a region of the Psychromicrobium lacuslunae genome:
- the speB gene encoding agmatinase, translated as MNEQRIEVDGKIGPIDSSRIPRYAGAATFARLPRLDQVSQADIAVVGVPFDSGVSYRPGARFGANHVREASRLLRPYNPAQQLSPFELAQVADAGDMAVNPFNINEAIEEIQQNALDLTAPDANGRGAKLLTLGGDHTIALPLLRAAAQRAGEPVAMLHFDAHLDTWDTYFGAEYTHGTPFRRAVEEGILDTEAISHVGTRGPLYGKKDLEDDRRFGFGIVTSADVFRQGVDEVVAKLRDRIGSRPLYISIDIDVLDPAHAPGTGTPEAGGITSRELLEILRGMRGMNLVGADVVEVAPAYDHAEITGVAASHVAYDLVTLLADGVSREQDLHTPSAGDSQ; from the coding sequence ATGAATGAGCAGCGCATTGAAGTCGACGGCAAGATCGGCCCGATCGACTCTTCCCGAATTCCTCGTTATGCCGGAGCGGCAACCTTTGCTCGGCTACCACGCCTAGACCAGGTCTCCCAGGCTGATATCGCAGTAGTTGGCGTGCCCTTTGATAGCGGGGTTTCCTACCGGCCCGGTGCGCGGTTCGGCGCCAACCACGTTCGCGAGGCCTCGCGCTTGCTGAGGCCCTACAACCCCGCCCAGCAGCTCTCACCTTTCGAACTCGCTCAGGTCGCCGACGCCGGCGATATGGCGGTGAATCCCTTCAATATCAATGAAGCGATTGAGGAGATCCAACAGAACGCACTAGATCTGACCGCTCCGGATGCCAATGGACGCGGCGCAAAACTGCTCACCCTGGGCGGCGATCACACCATCGCGCTACCGCTGCTGCGCGCCGCTGCGCAACGCGCCGGTGAGCCGGTGGCGATGCTGCACTTCGATGCTCATCTGGATACCTGGGACACCTACTTCGGTGCCGAATACACGCACGGCACGCCCTTCCGCCGCGCGGTGGAGGAAGGCATTCTAGACACCGAGGCGATTAGCCACGTCGGCACTCGCGGGCCGCTCTATGGCAAAAAAGACCTGGAAGACGACCGTCGCTTTGGCTTCGGTATTGTCACCTCGGCAGACGTCTTCCGGCAAGGCGTTGACGAGGTGGTCGCTAAGCTGCGCGACCGGATAGGTAGTCGGCCGCTCTACATCTCGATTGACATCGACGTGCTTGACCCGGCGCATGCTCCCGGCACAGGCACCCCGGAAGCGGGCGGCATCACCAGCCGCGAGTTGCTGGAAATCCTGCGCGGCATGCGGGGGATGAACCTAGTCGGTGCCGACGTCGTCGAGGTCGCTCCGGCCTACGACCACGCGGAGATCACTGGGGTCGCCGCCTCCCACGTTGCCTATGATTTGGTAACTTTGCTGGCCGACGGCGTGAGCCGCGAACAGGATCTGCACACCCCGAGCGCAGGAGATAGCCAATGA
- a CDS encoding thiamine pyrophosphate-binding protein has protein sequence MSDARAENVERDVRNGGDLVVETLQALGAKTVFGIPGQHALGLFDALSRSDLHFVSSRVENNSAFAADGYARASSEVGVLFLSTGPGALTSLAGLQEAYATGVPMVVIASQIPLDGLGARRKGMLHQLDDQKASAANVTKSQRLIQHASGIPSAIQDAWTEAVSSPQGPVWIEIPQNVLLDPIVVPRVEDALAEPFDNPPRVELVREAVKWLAQADRPAIVAGGGARRGHAEAALLSIAEKLKAPVVSSPGGNGAFPWLHPLSLQSWVEDRYVTEVLEDADVLVVVGSSLGEVTSNYFTLEPRGRIIQIDAEPRVLESNRPGLGIRADAGQALEAIDQALSTAALAEQKSQWHGESPEELVAQTLSKVMARLDSQDLAKERQFMADIRAAVPDDMQTFWDMTIAAYWGWSCWDARGGEFHSAQGAGGLGYGFPAAIGGSVGLAAHGKPARVLAVSGDGSSMYSIAELATAKQHNVPVTWLIVDDGGYGILREYMVGAFGKATHTELARPDFVALAESFGVPARRVEAAQVGQALKESFAADGPNVVVVETLLQMFAPTHLD, from the coding sequence ATGAGTGACGCCCGAGCCGAGAACGTTGAGCGCGATGTGCGCAACGGCGGTGACCTGGTCGTCGAAACCCTGCAGGCCTTAGGTGCCAAAACGGTATTCGGCATCCCGGGGCAGCATGCTCTCGGTCTTTTCGACGCGCTGAGCCGCTCCGATCTGCACTTTGTGTCCTCGCGAGTGGAGAACAACTCCGCCTTTGCCGCTGATGGTTACGCCCGGGCCAGTAGTGAAGTCGGCGTGCTTTTCCTCTCCACCGGGCCCGGCGCACTGACCTCCTTAGCTGGCTTGCAGGAAGCCTATGCCACCGGGGTGCCAATGGTGGTGATCGCCAGCCAGATTCCACTTGACGGTCTGGGTGCGCGCCGCAAAGGGATGTTGCATCAACTCGACGATCAAAAAGCCTCGGCGGCGAATGTGACTAAGAGCCAGCGACTGATTCAGCATGCCTCAGGCATTCCCAGCGCCATTCAGGATGCTTGGACGGAGGCTGTCTCCTCCCCGCAAGGGCCGGTCTGGATTGAGATTCCGCAGAACGTACTGCTGGATCCCATTGTGGTGCCGCGGGTGGAAGATGCGCTCGCTGAACCCTTCGACAATCCACCTCGGGTTGAGCTGGTGAGGGAGGCGGTGAAGTGGCTGGCTCAGGCCGACCGCCCCGCCATCGTCGCCGGTGGCGGCGCCCGGCGTGGGCACGCTGAGGCAGCTTTGCTCTCCATTGCGGAGAAACTCAAGGCGCCAGTGGTCTCGTCCCCTGGCGGCAATGGGGCCTTCCCGTGGCTGCACCCGCTGTCGCTGCAGTCCTGGGTAGAGGACCGTTACGTCACCGAGGTGTTGGAGGATGCAGATGTTCTAGTGGTCGTCGGCTCTTCGCTGGGTGAGGTGACCAGCAATTACTTCACCCTTGAGCCGCGGGGCCGGATCATTCAAATTGACGCCGAACCTCGGGTCCTTGAGTCTAACCGGCCGGGACTGGGTATTCGGGCCGATGCTGGCCAAGCCCTTGAGGCGATTGACCAGGCACTCAGCACTGCGGCGCTCGCCGAGCAAAAATCGCAATGGCACGGTGAAAGCCCCGAAGAGCTAGTTGCCCAGACGCTCAGCAAAGTGATGGCCCGACTGGATAGTCAGGACCTGGCCAAGGAGCGCCAGTTCATGGCCGATATCCGTGCCGCTGTCCCGGATGATATGCAGACCTTCTGGGATATGACTATTGCCGCTTACTGGGGTTGGAGTTGCTGGGACGCTCGCGGCGGCGAGTTTCACTCGGCCCAGGGTGCTGGAGGTCTGGGCTATGGCTTCCCGGCCGCTATCGGCGGCTCAGTCGGCTTGGCCGCGCACGGCAAGCCGGCCCGGGTGCTGGCTGTTTCCGGCGACGGCTCCTCAATGTACTCAATCGCTGAGCTGGCCACAGCTAAGCAGCATAATGTGCCGGTCACCTGGTTGATCGTCGACGACGGCGGCTATGGCATCTTGCGCGAGTACATGGTGGGGGCCTTCGGTAAGGCAACCCACACCGAGCTGGCCAGGCCGGATTTCGTGGCCCTCGCGGAGTCCTTCGGTGTGCCAGCCCGCCGGGTTGAGGCTGCCCAAGTGGGACAGGCGCTCAAGGAGAGCTTTGCCGCTGATGGCCCCAATGTCGTGGTGGTGGAAACCTTATTGCAGATGTTTGCCCCGACGCACCTGGATTAG
- a CDS encoding DUF5107 domain-containing protein, which produces MSLAPVGPLNPLPNLGKPLENPYQITGEVPAEIIENSRYGHPATLHPYQLQDQYSRVLQSVEQTVVTLENARLQAKFLPELGGRLWELTDKATGKNLLHTPAQIQLGNLALRNAWFAGGIEWNIGTRGHSPSTCSPLHTAILTTPEGQEVLRMWEFDRLREVIFQIDAWLPEDSAFLHLAVRINNPNPHSVPIYWWSNAAVPQTAETRVIAPAQSAFASDYQHGIKRRSPQDLDGVDASWPSRNSVAADYFFDLEPAQRRWIVASDAEGDGLAMLSSERLRGRKLFVWGESQGGQRWQRWLSPDGGNYAEIQAGLAQTQFENLELPAGESWSWLECYGNADLEPGPAHADWSIAVPHAQRRLAEALPETELSESYQRWLAWAELEPQRHILNGSGWGALEAELRSQQGASWQADGTPFAAETISAAQRPWLRLLSEGIFAGADSYVAGGAWDRLLAAATGEPAEIALHRGIISQGVGDQQAAAEHYRQALAVKPLALGWRGLAIAEQNPGHYLSACAVQPDNRALLIEALTALLQKSQPTVAWQLLERSALLPAELAAKGRLAFLAAQILAALGRPEEAAELLKSDLLVADIREGENSLAELWRQVLPGQPIPASYQFTMSA; this is translated from the coding sequence ATGAGCCTTGCCCCGGTCGGCCCGCTCAACCCTCTACCGAACCTCGGCAAGCCCTTGGAGAACCCTTATCAGATCACTGGTGAGGTGCCGGCCGAGATTATTGAAAACTCACGCTACGGACATCCGGCGACGCTGCATCCTTATCAACTTCAGGACCAGTACTCGCGGGTTTTGCAAAGTGTTGAGCAAACCGTGGTGACGCTTGAAAATGCACGGTTGCAAGCTAAGTTCTTGCCCGAACTCGGCGGCAGGCTCTGGGAGCTGACGGACAAAGCCACCGGCAAGAATCTGCTGCACACGCCCGCGCAGATTCAGCTTGGGAATCTGGCATTGCGCAATGCCTGGTTTGCTGGCGGCATTGAGTGGAATATCGGCACCCGCGGGCATTCGCCAAGTACCTGCTCGCCGCTGCACACGGCAATACTGACCACCCCCGAAGGTCAGGAAGTGCTCAGGATGTGGGAGTTCGACCGGCTCCGTGAAGTCATTTTTCAGATCGACGCCTGGTTGCCGGAGGACTCGGCTTTCCTGCATCTCGCGGTGCGGATCAACAACCCTAATCCGCATTCTGTGCCGATCTACTGGTGGAGCAATGCTGCGGTGCCACAGACCGCGGAAACCCGAGTGATTGCTCCGGCGCAAAGCGCTTTCGCCAGCGACTATCAGCACGGCATAAAACGGCGTAGCCCGCAGGACCTAGACGGCGTCGATGCCAGTTGGCCGTCACGCAATAGCGTCGCTGCTGACTATTTCTTTGATCTTGAACCCGCGCAGCGTCGTTGGATTGTTGCCAGTGACGCCGAAGGAGACGGGCTGGCAATGCTCTCCAGCGAGCGACTGCGCGGCCGCAAACTCTTCGTCTGGGGTGAAAGTCAGGGCGGCCAACGCTGGCAGCGGTGGCTCAGCCCGGATGGTGGGAACTATGCCGAGATCCAGGCCGGGCTGGCCCAGACTCAGTTTGAGAACCTGGAACTGCCCGCCGGAGAAAGCTGGTCTTGGCTGGAATGTTATGGCAATGCCGATCTTGAACCTGGGCCGGCGCATGCTGACTGGTCGATTGCCGTGCCGCATGCCCAGCGGCGTCTCGCCGAGGCTCTGCCCGAAACTGAGTTGTCCGAAAGCTACCAACGGTGGCTGGCTTGGGCGGAGCTTGAACCGCAGCGGCACATTCTCAATGGCTCGGGCTGGGGAGCCCTGGAGGCTGAATTGCGAAGCCAACAGGGAGCCAGCTGGCAGGCGGACGGTACGCCTTTCGCCGCGGAAACCATCTCGGCTGCTCAGCGGCCTTGGCTCCGTCTGCTCAGCGAAGGAATTTTTGCCGGTGCGGATAGTTATGTGGCGGGTGGCGCCTGGGACCGGTTGCTGGCTGCGGCAACGGGCGAGCCCGCGGAAATTGCGCTGCATCGCGGGATCATTAGTCAAGGAGTGGGTGATCAGCAGGCGGCCGCCGAGCATTATCGGCAAGCTCTGGCAGTGAAGCCGCTTGCCCTCGGCTGGCGCGGTTTGGCGATCGCCGAGCAGAATCCTGGGCACTATCTGTCGGCCTGCGCGGTGCAGCCGGATAATCGGGCGTTGCTGATTGAGGCCTTGACAGCTCTGCTGCAAAAATCCCAGCCGACGGTAGCCTGGCAGCTTTTGGAACGCTCTGCTCTGCTCCCTGCTGAGCTGGCGGCAAAGGGGCGATTGGCCTTCCTTGCCGCGCAAATATTGGCCGCACTGGGGCGGCCCGAAGAAGCCGCTGAACTACTCAAGAGCGATTTGCTGGTGGCAGACATTCGGGAGGGTGAAAACTCACTAGCCGAGTTGTGGCGCCAGGTGCTGCCGGGACAGCCAATTCCGGCTAGCTATCAATTCACTATGTCGGCCTAA
- a CDS encoding FMN reductase — MERNIVVISAGLGSPSSSRLLADQLQTASIAELAQRGEQSNIRLVELRDLAVDIANNLVTGYAPPALQEVIGAVQDADGLIVVTPVFSASFSGLFKSFFDLVDPKSLQGTPVVLAATGGTARHSMVIDFALRPLFGYLRAAIVPTGVYAAPDDWGDAGLNQRVSQAAAEFAEALHGNPPRRPSRSMESLPFEQLLANIGEQN; from the coding sequence GTGGAACGCAATATCGTGGTCATCTCAGCGGGTCTGGGATCGCCCTCATCAAGCAGGTTATTGGCTGATCAGCTGCAGACTGCCAGCATCGCCGAGCTAGCCCAACGGGGTGAGCAGAGCAATATTCGGCTCGTGGAACTCCGTGACCTGGCCGTCGATATAGCTAATAACCTGGTGACCGGTTATGCCCCGCCGGCGCTGCAGGAAGTGATAGGTGCGGTGCAGGACGCCGATGGGCTGATCGTGGTGACGCCAGTATTCTCGGCATCGTTCAGTGGTTTGTTCAAGTCTTTTTTCGATTTGGTAGACCCGAAATCATTGCAGGGCACCCCGGTGGTGCTGGCCGCCACCGGGGGCACCGCCCGGCATTCTATGGTGATCGATTTCGCGCTGCGGCCGCTCTTTGGTTACCTGCGGGCCGCAATTGTGCCGACCGGGGTTTATGCGGCTCCCGATGACTGGGGCGATGCCGGGCTGAATCAGCGGGTTTCCCAAGCTGCGGCTGAGTTCGCTGAGGCGCTTCACGGCAATCCGCCGCGGCGTCCAAGCCGCAGCATGGAATCGCTGCCTTTCGAACAACTGCTGGCCAATATCGGCGAGCAGAATTAA
- a CDS encoding GlsB/YeaQ/YmgE family stress response membrane protein, with protein MGFFSFLILGLIAGAIAKLILPGKQGGGWIATLILGVIGAMLGGWLGGLIFNQPLTEFWSLPTWLLAIVGSIIVLLVYNMITGRKRANS; from the coding sequence ATGGGATTTTTTAGTTTCTTGATTTTGGGGCTGATCGCCGGCGCCATTGCGAAGCTGATTTTGCCGGGCAAGCAGGGCGGCGGCTGGATTGCCACCCTCATTCTGGGGGTTATTGGGGCCATGCTTGGGGGATGGCTCGGAGGCCTGATCTTCAATCAGCCACTCACCGAGTTCTGGTCCTTGCCAACCTGGTTACTAGCGATCGTCGGCTCGATCATCGTGTTGTTGGTTTACAACATGATCACCGGGCGTAAGCGCGCTAATAGCTAG
- a CDS encoding DUF6350 family protein, whose translation MKLTRGQSGQRGIPMPLWLQGVLESAQLAIIVAALMIVPVGAVYFSNGFGNQPFDSAARLAGQAWLLVHGVPLQISVATGASSAELHSGLLSLIPFGLTLIPFFFAWRAGRRLARASYTDQLWQALCGALLIYAALGFATGYICSDHNVSASLLMATLVPLIPVALGLVIGARREAGSWGRLIGVDTVERMARFSQRSRWAGSYLWSVVKAGFLAVIVLMGISALIFAVNLALHWADVVAVYQGLKTGPVGGAALTIAQLGYFPNLAVWTMAWSSGSGFAVGIGSSVGPLGTSVAPLPAIPLLGALPVGQLSWGVLALAVPVLAGLLAGWWFLREGENHFDEWLSIKVPQRWLSASLSTISLALLVGLGAGILAAVLAWLSGGSAGIGRLSEVGPQPLNTAFWVACEVALGVLIGSLVAPWLEGARQRAGLAEDFEPFEEAE comes from the coding sequence ATGAAACTGACAAGAGGCCAGAGCGGTCAACGCGGCATTCCGATGCCCCTCTGGCTGCAAGGGGTCCTCGAATCGGCTCAACTCGCCATTATTGTGGCCGCGCTGATGATTGTGCCGGTCGGTGCAGTTTACTTCTCAAACGGTTTTGGCAACCAGCCCTTCGACTCGGCGGCGCGGCTGGCCGGACAAGCCTGGCTGCTAGTGCATGGCGTGCCGCTGCAGATCAGCGTTGCGACCGGGGCATCCTCGGCCGAATTGCACAGCGGCCTGCTAAGTCTGATTCCTTTCGGTCTTACCTTGATCCCTTTCTTCTTCGCTTGGCGGGCTGGCCGCCGACTTGCGCGGGCGTCCTACACCGATCAGCTCTGGCAGGCGCTTTGCGGGGCTTTGCTTATCTATGCCGCGCTGGGCTTTGCCACCGGTTACATTTGCAGCGACCACAACGTCTCTGCGTCCCTGTTGATGGCGACTCTGGTGCCGTTGATTCCGGTCGCCCTGGGATTGGTGATTGGTGCCCGCCGGGAGGCAGGTTCTTGGGGTCGACTGATCGGCGTTGACACGGTTGAGCGGATGGCTCGCTTCAGCCAGCGCTCACGCTGGGCGGGTTCTTATCTTTGGTCAGTGGTCAAGGCCGGATTCCTGGCGGTTATCGTTCTGATGGGTATCTCAGCATTGATCTTTGCCGTCAATCTGGCCCTGCATTGGGCCGATGTGGTTGCTGTCTATCAGGGATTGAAGACCGGCCCGGTGGGCGGTGCTGCGCTCACCATTGCCCAGCTCGGTTACTTTCCCAACCTTGCGGTCTGGACGATGGCCTGGAGCTCTGGCTCCGGTTTCGCCGTAGGGATTGGCTCAAGCGTTGGCCCGCTCGGCACTTCGGTGGCGCCACTACCCGCCATCCCCTTGCTGGGGGCGCTACCGGTGGGGCAGCTCAGCTGGGGTGTGCTTGCCTTAGCGGTGCCGGTGCTGGCTGGTTTACTCGCCGGTTGGTGGTTTCTTCGTGAAGGCGAGAATCACTTCGACGAGTGGCTCTCCATCAAAGTGCCTCAGCGTTGGTTGAGTGCGAGCCTTTCGACGATTTCCTTGGCTCTACTGGTAGGGCTCGGTGCCGGAATTTTGGCCGCCGTATTGGCATGGCTCTCCGGAGGTTCGGCGGGCATTGGTAGGCTCTCCGAGGTTGGCCCGCAACCGTTAAACACTGCGTTCTGGGTGGCGTGCGAGGTCGCTTTGGGTGTGCTTATTGGCTCTCTGGTGGCTCCCTGGTTAGAGGGTGCACGGCAGCGGGCCGGGTTAGCTGAAGACTTTGAACCCTTTGAAGAAGCGGAGTGA
- the purN gene encoding phosphoribosylglycinamide formyltransferase yields the protein MRIVVLVSGTGSNLQAVIDAIAAGSLDLSIAAVGADRHGSYGVERSAAAGLDTFVVDFKAYAERADWDAALLDKVSSYRPDYVISSGFMRIVGPQFIEAFPRRYLNTHPALLPSFPGAHGVRDALAYGVKITGCTVMYADAGVDTGPIIAQRAVEVLADDTEESLHERIKVAERELLIQVLRELS from the coding sequence ATGCGCATTGTTGTTTTAGTCTCCGGAACAGGTTCTAATCTGCAGGCGGTGATTGATGCTATTGCGGCGGGTTCGCTTGATCTTTCGATCGCGGCGGTTGGCGCTGACCGGCACGGTAGCTATGGCGTTGAGCGGTCTGCGGCGGCTGGCCTGGATACCTTTGTGGTGGATTTCAAAGCCTATGCCGAGCGGGCCGACTGGGATGCCGCGTTGCTCGATAAGGTGAGTTCTTATCGGCCGGACTATGTGATTTCTTCGGGGTTTATGAGAATCGTCGGGCCACAGTTCATCGAGGCGTTCCCGCGGCGCTATCTCAACACTCATCCGGCCTTATTGCCGTCATTCCCGGGTGCGCATGGCGTCCGTGATGCGTTGGCCTATGGCGTCAAGATCACCGGATGCACTGTGATGTACGCCGACGCCGGGGTGGACACCGGGCCCATTATCGCGCAGCGTGCCGTCGAGGTGCTGGCAGACGATACCGAGGAGAGCCTGCACGAGCGCATTAAGGTCGCCGAGCGAGAGTTGCTCATCCAGGTGCTCCGAGAGCTAAGCTGA
- a CDS encoding lysozyme, with protein sequence MLKLSRFRALTLIAPLALSVGLVAATSLPAQAAPTGPAGIDVASHQGNVDWNAVKAAGVQWAYVKATEGNYYQNPYFAQQYNGAYNAGLIRGAYTFATPNDSSGANQANYLVDHGGGWSADNKTLPPMLDIEANPYGAMCYGLSQSQMVAWLHDFNNTIHARTGRYPTIYTATSWWTQCTGNSNEFSESALFIASWASTPGTLPASWSYTTFWQYADSGPLPPGGDQDLFNGTSAGLLAYANGHP encoded by the coding sequence ATGTTGAAACTTTCACGATTCAGAGCTCTAACGCTGATCGCCCCGTTGGCGTTGAGCGTGGGCTTGGTGGCAGCAACCTCGCTGCCCGCCCAGGCAGCCCCCACCGGACCGGCAGGTATCGATGTCGCCAGCCATCAAGGAAATGTGGACTGGAACGCGGTCAAGGCCGCCGGCGTCCAGTGGGCCTATGTCAAGGCGACCGAAGGCAATTACTACCAGAACCCGTACTTCGCGCAGCAATACAACGGCGCCTATAACGCCGGCCTGATCCGTGGTGCCTATACCTTTGCCACCCCGAATGACTCGTCGGGAGCGAACCAGGCGAATTATCTAGTGGATCATGGCGGTGGTTGGTCGGCAGATAATAAGACTTTGCCGCCAATGCTAGATATCGAGGCTAATCCCTATGGCGCTATGTGCTATGGACTCAGCCAGTCTCAGATGGTGGCTTGGCTGCACGACTTCAATAACACCATCCATGCTCGCACCGGGCGCTACCCCACCATTTACACGGCAACCAGCTGGTGGACCCAATGCACCGGCAATAGCAATGAGTTCAGCGAAAGCGCCCTCTTCATCGCCAGCTGGGCAAGCACGCCGGGGACGCTCCCCGCGAGCTGGAGCTACACCACCTTCTGGCAATACGCCGACAGCGGCCCCTTGCCGCCAGGTGGCGATCAAGATCTCTTCAACGGCACCTCGGCTGGCCTGCTAGCCTACGCCAACGGCCATCCCTAA
- a CDS encoding MurR/RpiR family transcriptional regulator gives MSIQSTILAAKSSFSPSMTRVADAVLTNPRLVLEKTITELAQYCDTSETTVVRFCRGIGLAGYVQLRFELATEIGREAAQFSAGVGHGADLNSGNTLVDTVARIAFAEVMSIEETVGTLDMDSLTKVIDSVDNARSTLLFGIGASNLGAQDLRRKLQRIGRVALEFSDAHDAVSSASLMTADDVAIGFSHSGNSYETVEFLKLAKATGALTVGITNVGSSKLAKVADQLLLTSARETTFRAGAMASRIAQLAMVDFIFAGVAERSYDSSVAALKATFDSVAPLKKNRRTSS, from the coding sequence TTGAGTATCCAATCGACGATTTTGGCAGCGAAGAGTTCATTCTCCCCGTCGATGACCCGAGTGGCCGATGCGGTGCTGACCAATCCGCGGCTCGTGCTAGAGAAAACCATTACCGAGCTTGCCCAATATTGTGACACCTCGGAAACCACCGTGGTGCGTTTTTGCCGTGGCATCGGCCTTGCCGGATACGTGCAACTGCGCTTCGAGCTAGCCACCGAGATTGGCCGGGAAGCCGCCCAGTTCAGCGCCGGAGTAGGACATGGCGCCGATCTGAATTCCGGCAATACCTTGGTTGACACGGTGGCCCGCATCGCCTTCGCCGAGGTGATGAGCATCGAGGAAACCGTTGGCACCCTCGATATGGACTCGCTGACCAAAGTGATCGACAGCGTAGATAACGCTCGGTCAACCCTGCTCTTCGGCATTGGCGCCAGCAATCTTGGCGCACAGGATCTGCGTCGGAAACTACAACGCATCGGCCGCGTCGCCCTGGAATTTTCGGACGCCCATGATGCGGTCTCCTCGGCTTCCTTAATGACCGCAGACGATGTCGCCATCGGTTTCTCGCATAGTGGGAACAGCTACGAAACCGTTGAGTTCCTCAAATTGGCGAAGGCAACCGGCGCACTTACGGTCGGAATCACCAATGTTGGCAGTTCTAAGCTCGCCAAGGTGGCCGACCAGTTGCTGCTCACTTCAGCGCGTGAAACTACCTTCCGAGCCGGTGCAATGGCCAGCCGAATCGCGCAATTGGCAATGGTCGACTTTATCTTCGCCGGAGTCGCCGAACGAAGTTACGATTCCTCGGTGGCGGCCCTCAAAGCGACCTTCGACTCAGTGGCCCCGCTCAAGAAGAACCGCCGCACAAGCTCCTGA
- a CDS encoding C39 family peptidase — MTINLDRRTLLKTGVGSALAVAAGSAAAVAAAAPAQAANWKVLNHEYQAQATGYWCGPAATRIALSARIAPPSQQTLANALGTTVNGTDYIGQVTGVLNNYLGTGWYETKNMPNDPPTQAQKTLLWNDIVLDINNNYPIVANIVAPPGNQPPGYPSNQTIYHYFTIIGYNPDTWQVYIADPANFGGNNHYWLSFDQLASLIPPKGYSA, encoded by the coding sequence ATGACCATCAATCTCGATCGACGAACGCTGCTCAAGACCGGCGTTGGGTCCGCTCTTGCGGTAGCCGCCGGATCGGCTGCGGCGGTTGCTGCCGCGGCGCCGGCACAGGCTGCCAACTGGAAAGTACTTAACCACGAGTACCAGGCCCAGGCCACCGGCTATTGGTGCGGACCGGCAGCCACCCGGATTGCGCTCTCCGCCAGAATAGCGCCACCGAGTCAGCAGACCCTGGCCAATGCCCTCGGCACCACGGTGAACGGCACCGACTATATTGGTCAGGTGACCGGGGTGCTGAACAACTATCTGGGTACCGGCTGGTACGAGACCAAGAACATGCCGAACGATCCGCCCACCCAGGCTCAAAAGACCCTGCTCTGGAACGATATCGTGCTGGATATCAACAATAATTACCCGATTGTCGCAAACATCGTGGCCCCTCCCGGAAACCAGCCCCCCGGCTACCCGTCCAACCAGACGATCTACCACTACTTCACGATCATCGGTTACAACCCCGATACCTGGCAGGTTTACATTGCCGATCCGGCTAATTTCGGCGGTAATAATCACTACTGGCTGAGTTTCGATCAGCTCGCCAGCCTGATCCCACCGAAGGGGTACTCGGCATAG
- a CDS encoding mandelate racemase/muconate lactonizing enzyme family protein — MANPFTTAVRSATELETVLVRLMDAEGRSAWGETPVSKVTGVSAEASIRGIEGPLRELLQAAPSLDEALVALQLSEQPAAIRSAVDCALHDLRAQQAGEPLARQLGAQSLRVRTDMTLSVAEASELVPKAVALIEQGFGCLKIKIDAQHDAVTALREVRRAVGPRPVLRADANQAFEVAEAIRVIRELEDSEVNLSLVEQPVVAADLPGLAEVSRAVETPVMADESIWTMSDLLELLRLRAAPMVNIKLAKTGGLSQAVEMLNYARAEGLRVVIGCMLESHVGISAAATLAALLPEDDQDLDGGLWLRESPILGGAEYRGSQILLSDAPGLGISGVRGLTNPLGE; from the coding sequence CTGGCGAACCCTTTTACCACCGCGGTACGCTCCGCGACCGAACTGGAAACCGTGCTAGTTCGGCTAATGGATGCGGAAGGCCGCAGCGCTTGGGGGGAAACTCCGGTCAGCAAAGTGACCGGAGTTTCAGCTGAGGCCAGTATCCGGGGTATTGAAGGCCCACTCCGCGAGCTGCTGCAGGCCGCGCCCAGCCTTGACGAAGCGCTGGTTGCGCTGCAGCTTAGCGAGCAGCCGGCTGCCATCAGGTCGGCGGTGGACTGTGCCCTGCACGACCTCCGAGCGCAGCAAGCGGGGGAACCTCTAGCCCGGCAGCTCGGTGCACAGAGCTTAAGGGTGCGCACCGATATGACGCTTTCTGTGGCTGAGGCGAGCGAATTGGTGCCGAAAGCGGTGGCTCTTATCGAACAGGGCTTCGGTTGCCTGAAGATTAAGATCGACGCTCAGCACGATGCTGTGACAGCTCTGCGTGAAGTGCGCCGGGCGGTTGGGCCGCGGCCGGTGCTCAGGGCGGATGCCAACCAGGCTTTCGAAGTCGCGGAGGCGATCAGGGTGATCCGCGAGTTGGAGGACAGCGAGGTTAACTTGAGCCTGGTAGAGCAGCCGGTGGTGGCGGCTGATCTGCCAGGGCTCGCCGAGGTCAGCCGGGCGGTTGAGACCCCGGTGATGGCTGATGAGAGCATCTGGACAATGTCCGATCTGCTCGAGCTTTTGCGGCTTCGCGCGGCACCGATGGTCAATATCAAGCTGGCCAAGACCGGTGGCTTGAGCCAGGCGGTGGAGATGCTGAACTATGCCCGGGCTGAGGGCCTTCGGGTGGTGATCGGCTGCATGCTGGAGAGTCACGTCGGTATTTCCGCCGCAGCCACGCTGGCCGCTTTGCTGCCGGAAGACGATCAAGACCTCGATGGCGGTTTGTGGCTGCGGGAGTCTCCGATTCTCGGTGGTGCTGAGTATCGGGGATCACAGATCCTGTTATCAGACGCTCCCGGGCTCGGTATTTCTGGAGTGCGCGGACTAACTAATCCGCTCGGCGAGTAA